Proteins encoded together in one Aminipila butyrica window:
- the rpmA gene encoding 50S ribosomal protein L27 produces MASKKGVGSSKNGRDSESKRLGVKRGDGQYVSAGSILVRQRGTKFHPGNNVGIGGDDTLFAKIDGAVKFERYDKTRKQVSVYPKEA; encoded by the coding sequence ATGGCAAGTAAGAAGGGAGTAGGTAGCTCCAAAAATGGTCGCGATAGTGAGTCCAAACGATTAGGAGTCAAGAGAGGCGATGGTCAGTACGTAAGCGCTGGCAGCATCCTGGTTAGACAGAGAGGAACAAAGTTCCACCCTGGTAACAACGTAGGCATTGGCGGAGATGATACTTTATTTGCTAAGATTGACGGAGCTGTAAAGTTCGAAAGATATGACAAAACAAGAAAGCAAGTAAGCGTTTATCCAAAAGAAGCGTAA
- the obgE gene encoding GTPase ObgE, protein MFVDRARITIKSGKGGDGAVTFRREPFVPEGGPDGGDGGKGGDVVFMADASLRTLMDFRYKRKYEAESGQNGMKKKRFGKKGEDLIIKVPPGTVVIDEESGLVMRDLLKAGDRFVAARGGKGGKGNVNFKNSVRQAPNFAEGGGFAKERSVVLELKLIADVGLVGFPNVGKSTILSVSTNSNPKIANYHFTTITPNLGVVSIFDDGFVMADIAGIIEGAHEGAGLGHEFLKHIERTKVLIHVVDISGSEGRNPIEDFDKINLELSLYNEKLSKKPQIVAANKMDMVDEEDEAYLAFKEYVEAKGIKVFPISAPINVGIHELLAAAAALLNKLALEQPEEEEEYQFFDFDRDDVEEDFKEIYTSVEEDGTYVVSGKQLRKIFDSTNFNDSGSLRYLYKYIEKKGALAALKDIGLEEGDTIKIFDYEFEYFEEY, encoded by the coding sequence ATGTTTGTAGATAGAGCCAGAATAACCATCAAATCAGGCAAAGGCGGGGATGGCGCTGTAACCTTTAGAAGAGAACCATTCGTTCCAGAAGGCGGTCCAGATGGAGGCGATGGCGGCAAGGGCGGCGACGTCGTATTCATGGCTGATGCCAGCCTGCGGACCTTGATGGATTTTAGGTATAAGAGAAAGTACGAAGCAGAAAGTGGCCAAAATGGCATGAAGAAGAAGCGGTTTGGTAAAAAGGGAGAAGACCTTATCATCAAGGTTCCCCCTGGAACCGTAGTCATAGATGAAGAATCCGGACTGGTGATGAGAGATTTGCTGAAGGCGGGAGACCGATTTGTGGCAGCTAGAGGCGGTAAAGGCGGCAAAGGAAATGTCAACTTTAAGAACTCTGTACGTCAGGCTCCCAACTTTGCAGAAGGCGGCGGCTTTGCTAAAGAAAGAAGTGTGGTATTGGAGCTGAAGTTGATTGCTGACGTGGGCTTGGTAGGCTTCCCTAATGTAGGGAAATCCACCATCCTGTCCGTATCTACGAATTCCAATCCTAAGATTGCCAATTACCACTTTACTACTATTACACCCAATCTGGGCGTGGTGTCCATTTTCGATGACGGTTTTGTCATGGCAGACATTGCGGGCATCATCGAAGGAGCTCACGAAGGGGCTGGTTTGGGACATGAGTTTTTAAAGCACATTGAAAGAACGAAAGTTCTCATCCATGTAGTAGATATATCTGGCTCCGAGGGACGGAATCCCATTGAGGATTTTGACAAGATTAATCTGGAGCTGAGTCTGTACAATGAGAAACTTTCTAAAAAGCCTCAGATTGTAGCAGCCAACAAGATGGATATGGTGGACGAGGAAGACGAAGCCTATTTGGCTTTTAAAGAATATGTGGAGGCCAAAGGCATTAAAGTATTCCCTATATCTGCCCCGATTAATGTAGGTATTCACGAGCTGCTGGCGGCGGCTGCGGCCTTGTTGAACAAGTTGGCGCTGGAGCAGCCGGAAGAAGAGGAAGAATATCAGTTCTTCGACTTTGACCGCGATGATGTGGAAGAGGACTTCAAGGAGATTTATACTTCTGTAGAGGAAGATGGAACCTATGTGGTTTCGGGAAAACAGTTGAGAAAGATTTTCGATTCCACCAATTTCAACGACAGCGGTTCGCTGCGCTACCTGTATAAGTATATCGAGAAAAAGGGTGCGCTAGCCGCGTTGAAAGACATCGGCCTGGAAGAGGGCGACACCATAAAGATATTCGATTATGAATTTGAATATTTCGAGGAATATTGA
- a CDS encoding HD domain-containing protein — translation MGRNYLTTEECLDLLEQYHTPPHVIRHCQAVAQAAVLLAEALNEKGSRLDVPLVQSAALIHDIARTEEHHEIKGAEIARNLGYSQIADIIYVHMNYDMKKEVDQLTEVDMVCFGDRVVKEDHYVGLAERMDYVVQKAKNHPGAEERIRSKQAETQVLLSKIEEHLGMTIDELMKR, via the coding sequence ATGGGACGCAACTATTTAACGACAGAAGAATGTTTGGACTTGCTGGAGCAGTATCATACCCCTCCTCATGTAATTCGTCATTGTCAGGCTGTAGCCCAGGCTGCGGTCCTGCTGGCAGAGGCATTAAACGAAAAGGGCAGCCGACTGGACGTGCCTCTGGTTCAAAGTGCAGCCCTGATTCATGATATTGCCAGAACAGAGGAGCACCACGAGATCAAGGGGGCAGAGATTGCCCGAAATCTGGGATATTCTCAAATAGCGGATATTATTTACGTCCATATGAATTACGATATGAAAAAAGAAGTAGATCAATTGACAGAGGTAGACATGGTTTGCTTTGGAGACCGGGTGGTGAAGGAAGATCATTATGTGGGCTTGGCGGAGCGGATGGATTATGTCGTACAAAAGGCTAAAAATCACCCTGGGGCAGAGGAACGAATCCGCAGCAAACAAGCGGAAACGCAAGTTCTTTTATCGAAGATTGAAGAACATCTAGGCATGACCATCGATGAACTGATGAAAAGATAA
- a CDS encoding TIGR03960 family B12-binding radical SAM protein produces MNAHLDNILKRVEKPARYIGGELNSANKPIKPDMLRFCFAFPDTYEIGMSYLGMQILYHILNKEEHIFCERTFCPGLDMEQLLREENMPLFTLETKTPVREMDFLGFTLQYELSFTNVLNILDLSGLPLRRQDRDDSCPIVIAGGPCAYNPEPLADIVDIFLVGDGEVLLPQLFGEYRLSQAAGESREDFYKRAVKLQGVYIPKFYEPVYGEDGQIIRVDKLYEEAPDRILRAILPELESAEFPVNPIVPFIETVHDRAVVETFRGCTRGCRFCQAGMIYRPVRERSMMRIQELAEKQLANTGHEELSLLSLSTSDYSRFEELAGGLMSMCKNSNVSLSLPSLRLDSFSFKVLEEIQGYKKSGLTFAPEAGSQRLRDVINKGITEEDIYHAVEQALELGWKNIKLYFMSGLPEETFEDLDGICRIAADIVEMNRNINGKGRFNVTVSVSNFVPKAHTPFQWMAQDSAEQFREKHFHLKDQLRPMRGVTFNYHSTETSVLEAVFARGDRRTGKALIRAFELGCKFDGWTEHFKYSTWMQAFEETGVDKDFYTVRERSYEEILPWDIIDSGISKAFLIAENERAKKAETTQDCRKGCVGCGMNQHVPCEMEGING; encoded by the coding sequence ATGAACGCACATTTAGATAATATACTGAAAAGGGTTGAAAAGCCGGCTAGATACATCGGCGGCGAGCTAAACTCTGCTAATAAGCCGATAAAGCCGGACATGCTGCGGTTTTGCTTTGCTTTTCCGGATACCTATGAAATAGGCATGTCTTATCTAGGCATGCAGATTTTGTATCATATCTTAAATAAAGAGGAACATATTTTCTGCGAACGGACTTTCTGTCCTGGACTAGACATGGAACAACTTTTGCGGGAGGAAAACATGCCGCTGTTCACCCTAGAGACGAAAACGCCTGTTCGAGAGATGGATTTTTTGGGGTTCACCCTCCAATATGAACTGTCGTTCACCAATGTTCTGAACATTTTAGATTTGAGTGGGCTGCCGCTGAGACGGCAGGACCGAGATGACTCCTGTCCCATCGTCATTGCAGGAGGCCCTTGTGCCTATAATCCGGAACCGTTGGCGGACATTGTGGATATTTTTCTGGTAGGTGACGGAGAAGTCTTGCTCCCGCAGCTCTTTGGGGAATACCGACTGTCTCAGGCAGCGGGTGAAAGCCGGGAAGACTTTTACAAGCGGGCGGTAAAACTGCAAGGGGTATACATCCCTAAGTTTTATGAGCCAGTTTATGGAGAAGATGGACAGATTATCCGGGTGGACAAGCTGTATGAGGAGGCTCCAGATCGAATTTTGCGAGCCATCCTGCCTGAGCTAGAATCCGCAGAATTCCCTGTAAACCCGATTGTTCCTTTCATTGAAACGGTCCACGATCGAGCGGTGGTGGAGACTTTTCGTGGTTGTACCCGAGGCTGCCGATTCTGTCAGGCGGGTATGATTTACCGGCCCGTGCGGGAGCGGAGTATGATGCGGATTCAGGAACTGGCGGAAAAACAGCTAGCCAATACCGGACATGAGGAATTGTCCCTGTTGTCTCTGTCTACCAGCGATTATTCACGTTTTGAGGAATTAGCCGGGGGACTTATGAGCATGTGCAAGAATAGCAATGTTTCCTTGTCTTTGCCGTCTCTGCGGCTGGATTCTTTTTCCTTCAAGGTATTAGAGGAAATACAAGGCTATAAGAAGTCGGGGCTGACCTTTGCGCCGGAAGCTGGTTCTCAGCGGTTGCGAGATGTAATTAACAAGGGTATCACCGAAGAGGATATTTACCATGCCGTAGAGCAGGCCTTGGAATTGGGTTGGAAGAACATCAAGCTATATTTTATGAGTGGACTGCCGGAAGAGACCTTTGAAGACTTGGATGGCATCTGCCGCATTGCTGCTGATATTGTGGAGATGAACCGAAACATTAACGGCAAGGGACGCTTTAATGTCACTGTCAGCGTGTCTAATTTTGTTCCTAAGGCACATACGCCTTTTCAGTGGATGGCCCAAGATTCCGCAGAGCAGTTTCGAGAGAAACATTTTCACCTGAAGGATCAGCTGCGTCCAATGCGGGGAGTCACCTTTAACTACCACAGTACGGAAACCAGCGTGCTGGAGGCGGTGTTTGCCAGAGGAGACCGACGGACTGGCAAGGCCTTGATTCGGGCCTTTGAGCTGGGTTGCAAGTTTGATGGCTGGACGGAACACTTCAAGTATTCAACTTGGATGCAGGCCTTTGAAGAAACAGGAGTGGATAAAGATTTCTATACAGTCAGAGAGCGAAGCTATGAGGAGATTCTTCCATGGGATATCATTGACAGCGGTATCAGCAAGGCCTTTCTGATAGCAGAAAACGAGCGAGCGAAGAAGGCGGAAACCACTCAGGATTGCCGGAAGGGTTGTGTTGGCTGTGGGATGAATCAGCATGTTCCGTGTGAAATGGAGGGTATCAATGGCTAA
- a CDS encoding TIGR03936 family radical SAM-associated protein gives MAKYVLKFSKEGFFKYTSHLDLMRFFKRSFKRAGIPLDYSQGFNPHPKMSFAQPLSLGYSSQYELLEFETSASLSAAEISERLQAILPAGLTISACGEYQQEGKSLAALTQAAEYLIAIPLPEAELKGRTDRQLCEDFLAQEQILAKKQKKKSKEWVDMDIKPKIIQLELSFAGEQLFAHAKLDAGSDSNLSPELLIEALLGFLQAQVSRYDIEVLRKKLFFSNKFSI, from the coding sequence ATGGCTAAATATGTATTAAAGTTCTCCAAGGAAGGCTTTTTTAAATACACTTCTCACCTGGATCTGATGCGTTTTTTCAAGCGAAGCTTCAAGCGGGCGGGTATTCCCTTGGACTATTCCCAGGGATTTAATCCGCACCCAAAGATGAGCTTTGCGCAGCCGCTTTCCTTAGGCTATTCCAGCCAGTATGAGCTATTAGAGTTTGAGACTTCTGCCAGTTTGTCTGCGGCTGAAATCAGTGAAAGACTGCAAGCTATTTTGCCGGCTGGGCTGACTATCTCTGCTTGCGGGGAGTATCAGCAGGAGGGCAAGTCTCTAGCTGCCCTGACTCAGGCAGCGGAATATCTAATCGCTATCCCCCTGCCAGAAGCGGAGTTGAAAGGCAGAACGGACCGGCAGCTCTGTGAGGACTTTCTGGCCCAGGAGCAGATTCTGGCAAAGAAGCAAAAAAAGAAATCTAAAGAGTGGGTGGATATGGATATTAAGCCTAAAATCATCCAGTTGGAACTTTCCTTTGCTGGCGAACAACTGTTTGCGCATGCCAAGCTGGATGCAGGCAGCGACTCCAACCTGAGCCCTGAATTGCTTATCGAAGCGTTGCTGGGGTTCCTCCAAGCCCAAGTATCCCGATATGATATTGAGGTTTTACGAAAGAAACTCTTTTTCAGCAATAAATTTTCCATATAA
- a CDS encoding helix-hairpin-helix domain-containing protein, producing MKCFLNRDYVENFVRYHKKEIVKVAIGFSLFMAAFFVFCFRDSEEKQEEFSLISGSSQQVQENEVERDSVTVAGIQEEVVSEKPKKIYIDISGAVEKPYVYEMQEGDRVYEAIALAGGLLADADISTLNLAQALKDEDKITIYTKEQIQKGQTEMPIQKGENSGITNGGSSSQPASGSQAGLRNSSGMVNLNTANSEALQTINGIGPSTAEKILVYRTEHGSFKKIEELMNVSGIGEKTFAKLKDKITV from the coding sequence ATGAAATGTTTTTTAAACCGGGATTATGTAGAGAATTTTGTTCGTTATCACAAAAAGGAGATTGTGAAGGTAGCCATAGGCTTTAGCTTGTTTATGGCTGCTTTTTTTGTTTTTTGCTTTCGGGACAGTGAGGAAAAACAGGAGGAATTCAGCCTGATAAGCGGATCCAGTCAGCAGGTACAAGAAAACGAAGTAGAGAGGGACTCTGTGACGGTTGCCGGGATCCAGGAAGAAGTTGTATCAGAAAAGCCAAAGAAAATTTACATTGATATCAGCGGGGCAGTGGAAAAGCCTTATGTTTATGAGATGCAGGAGGGGGACCGCGTTTACGAAGCCATTGCCTTGGCTGGCGGACTGTTGGCGGATGCAGATATCAGCACCTTAAATCTGGCGCAGGCACTAAAGGATGAGGACAAAATCACCATCTACACCAAAGAGCAGATTCAAAAGGGACAGACAGAAATGCCCATCCAAAAGGGAGAGAATTCTGGGATAACAAATGGCGGCAGTTCCAGTCAACCAGCATCTGGGAGCCAAGCCGGACTAAGAAATTCTTCAGGAATGGTCAATCTGAATACCGCCAATTCAGAAGCCCTACAGACCATAAATGGGATTGGACCCTCTACGGCAGAAAAGATTCTTGTTTATCGGACAGAACACGGTTCCTTTAAAAAAATCGAAGAGCTGATGAATGTCAGCGGAATAGGAGAAAAAACCTTTGCCAAACTAAAAGATAAAATTACGGTTTAA
- the spoIVB gene encoding SpoIVB peptidase, with translation MRKMKVQGIVKGLGVFVLSMAVIAGISFVVKEKEEPAPAAINVVTEKVIMPGGQSIGVKMDVKGVLIVGLQEIETLTGEVVNPGLLSGLQIGDTILEINGQKVYRAAEVQTIVNQIRGEVLLKLQRKNQAMELTLTPVVAKADHMYKLGIWVKDKTAGIGTLTYYDPESDVYGALGHAITDPETAAILPVAEGELVHSKVESVKQGKAGEPGEIRGIFYEADAPLGSLNKNTEFGIFGKLYGKINHPYYNQPIPIGYQDSVTPGPAYILTTLDNNQVECYEIEIEKVNRQTKPDTKSMTIKVTDERLLKKSGGIVQGMSGSPIIQNGRLVGAVTHVFVNNPQKGYGIFIEWMLEEQLSKPGKT, from the coding sequence ATGAGAAAAATGAAAGTTCAGGGAATCGTTAAAGGCTTAGGTGTCTTTGTTTTGTCTATGGCTGTCATCGCCGGCATTTCTTTTGTTGTTAAGGAAAAGGAAGAACCAGCACCTGCGGCTATCAACGTGGTGACGGAAAAAGTCATCATGCCAGGAGGACAGTCCATAGGCGTAAAGATGGACGTGAAGGGGGTGCTGATTGTAGGCTTGCAGGAGATTGAGACTCTCACTGGTGAAGTAGTCAATCCAGGATTGCTGTCGGGCCTGCAAATTGGGGATACTATACTGGAGATAAATGGCCAGAAGGTGTATCGAGCCGCAGAGGTACAAACTATTGTCAATCAAATTCGAGGTGAGGTACTGCTGAAATTGCAGCGAAAGAACCAAGCCATGGAGCTGACCTTGACGCCGGTAGTGGCCAAGGCAGACCACATGTATAAGCTGGGTATTTGGGTAAAGGACAAAACGGCCGGCATCGGCACCTTGACGTATTATGATCCGGAAAGTGATGTCTACGGAGCATTAGGTCACGCCATAACTGATCCGGAGACTGCGGCAATTCTGCCGGTAGCCGAAGGCGAGCTGGTCCATTCCAAGGTGGAGTCGGTGAAGCAAGGTAAGGCTGGAGAGCCAGGGGAGATTCGAGGAATCTTTTATGAGGCGGATGCCCCGCTGGGAAGCTTAAACAAAAACACGGAGTTTGGTATTTTTGGAAAATTATATGGGAAGATTAACCATCCGTATTATAATCAGCCAATTCCTATCGGATATCAGGATTCGGTGACTCCGGGGCCGGCTTATATTCTGACAACTTTAGATAACAATCAGGTAGAATGCTACGAAATCGAAATTGAAAAGGTAAATCGACAGACAAAGCCAGATACGAAAAGTATGACTATAAAGGTGACAGATGAGCGACTTTTGAAAAAAAGCGGTGGTATTGTGCAGGGTATGAGTGGCAGCCCAATCATTCAAAATGGAAGGCTTGTAGGGGCTGTAACCCATGTATTTGTCAACAATCCTCAGAAGGGTTACGGCATCTTTATCGAATGGATGCTGGAGGAGCAACTGTCGAAGCCTGGAAAAACTTGA
- the spo0A gene encoding sporulation transcription factor Spo0A produces the protein MTKISVGIADDNKDFCEILNDYFMEQENIDITFIANDGIQTVDCVKKFLPDVLILDMIMPHLDGLGVLENINNMDLPKYPKTIMLSAVGQESITQKATKLGAEYYLVKPFNLGVLSKRINQLFGEEMEEVSGKLTSIRTIVNDNTVKMNNDLEVDITNIIHEVGVPAHIKGYQYLRDAITMVVEDMDLLGAVTKELYPSIAKLNNTTPSRVERAIRHAIEVAWNRGKIETINSLFGYTVHNDKGKPTNSEFIAIIADKLRLERKIS, from the coding sequence ATGACAAAAATTAGTGTCGGAATTGCAGATGATAATAAGGACTTTTGCGAAATTCTGAATGATTATTTCATGGAACAGGAAAATATTGACATTACCTTTATAGCAAATGACGGAATACAAACTGTAGATTGTGTAAAAAAGTTTTTGCCAGATGTGCTAATCTTAGATATGATTATGCCGCATTTGGACGGATTAGGTGTGCTGGAAAATATCAACAACATGGATTTGCCTAAGTATCCGAAAACAATTATGCTGTCCGCAGTCGGACAAGAATCCATTACCCAGAAAGCGACGAAGCTGGGTGCAGAATATTACTTGGTAAAACCATTTAATCTGGGCGTTCTCTCCAAGAGAATCAATCAGCTTTTTGGTGAAGAGATGGAGGAGGTATCTGGAAAACTTACCAGCATCCGGACAATAGTCAACGACAATACGGTAAAAATGAACAATGACCTGGAAGTAGACATTACCAACATCATTCACGAGGTAGGCGTACCTGCACACATAAAAGGGTACCAGTATCTGAGAGATGCCATCACTATGGTGGTAGAGGACATGGACCTCTTGGGAGCCGTTACTAAAGAACTCTACCCATCTATTGCTAAACTGAATAACACCACCCCGAGCCGGGTAGAACGAGCTATCCGCCATGCCATCGAGGTGGCTTGGAACAGGGGCAAGATTGAGACCATTAATTCATTGTTCGGATATACCGTACATAATGATAAAGGCAAGCCGACTAATTCGGAGTTTATCGCCATTATAGCCGACAAGTTGCGGTTGGAGAGGAAAATTTCCTAG
- a CDS encoding recombinase family protein encodes MIYGYASVSAKGQFDAISLEEQTRLIKQRYPSAEMIVETYEDPKERPVLRECVDSMYGGDTLVVSRLDRLCSTIKEGISFIEYGLSRNVRINIINVGMVDSTHTGRMILNIMTAFAEFDKAMIVERTQVGKAIAKTKEGFKEGRPKKFTDAEIEEALNLLKTNSYKVVEERTGISKSTLIRARRA; translated from the coding sequence ATGATATATGGATATGCAAGTGTTTCGGCAAAGGGGCAGTTTGATGCCATCTCCTTAGAGGAGCAGACCCGGCTGATTAAACAGCGGTATCCCAGCGCAGAGATGATCGTAGAAACGTATGAAGACCCCAAGGAGAGGCCTGTCCTGAGAGAATGTGTGGACAGCATGTACGGAGGGGATACCTTAGTGGTATCCCGGCTGGACCGGCTGTGCAGTACCATAAAGGAGGGAATCTCTTTTATCGAATATGGCTTGAGCCGGAATGTCCGCATCAACATCATCAATGTAGGTATGGTAGATAGCACCCATACAGGCCGGATGATTCTCAACATTATGACTGCTTTTGCAGAGTTTGATAAAGCGATGATCGTGGAACGAACTCAGGTGGGCAAAGCTATCGCTAAAACCAAGGAAGGATTTAAAGAAGGACGTCCTAAGAAGTTTACCGATGCAGAGATTGAAGAGGCTTTAAATCTGTTGAAGACGAACAGCTATAAAGTGGTAGAAGAGCGGACAGGTATCAGTAAGAGCACCTTGATTCGGGCCAGGCGGGCCTGA
- a CDS encoding DUF896 domain-containing protein, with protein MISNEHIDRINQLAKKSKGAGLTEEEKVEQQQLRKEYLAQFRANFRKQLENIEFIEDRKEEVEIDIKVN; from the coding sequence ATGATTTCTAATGAACATATCGACCGGATTAACCAGTTGGCAAAAAAATCCAAGGGAGCTGGTTTGACGGAAGAGGAGAAGGTAGAGCAGCAGCAGCTTCGTAAAGAATATCTGGCTCAATTCCGAGCAAACTTTCGCAAGCAGTTGGAAAATATCGAATTTATTGAGGACAGAAAAGAAGAGGTCGAAATAGACATAAAAGTGAATTAA
- the nifS gene encoding cysteine desulfurase NifS: MRQVYLDYSATTPVKEDVLKEMIPYFTENFGNPSSLYTIGAASKEAIEKARTQVAKLIHAQEKELFFTSSGTEADNWAVLGAADTLKAKGNHIITTKIEHHAMLHSCEYLEKHGYEVTYLDVKPDGRVDPEALKAAITDKTILISIMFVNNEIGTVEPIKELAAIAKERGILFHTDAVQALGNVPIDVKDLGVDLMSISAHKIYGPKGIGALYIRKGVKLSNFIHGGGQESKKRAGTENLPGIVGFGKAAELAGENLDSHVAKISGLRDYFIDQITSKIENVTVNGSREFRHPGNANLTFEFIEGEAMLLYLDLRGIAVSTGSACSSASLSPSHVLSAIGVPVENIHGSLRFTVGDFTTKEDLDYVVTELVEVVNKLRNISSISKTKGW, encoded by the coding sequence ATGCGACAGGTATATCTAGATTATTCAGCAACGACTCCTGTTAAGGAAGACGTATTGAAAGAAATGATTCCATATTTCACAGAGAATTTTGGGAATCCGTCCAGTTTATATACGATCGGCGCCGCTTCCAAGGAAGCCATAGAAAAGGCGAGAACGCAGGTGGCCAAACTGATCCATGCACAGGAAAAAGAACTATTTTTTACCTCTTCAGGAACGGAGGCCGACAACTGGGCCGTCCTGGGAGCAGCAGATACATTAAAGGCTAAAGGAAACCACATTATCACCACAAAGATTGAGCATCATGCGATGCTGCATTCCTGTGAATATTTGGAAAAGCATGGGTATGAGGTGACTTATTTGGATGTGAAGCCCGATGGACGGGTGGACCCAGAGGCACTGAAGGCCGCTATTACGGATAAGACGATTCTCATCAGCATCATGTTTGTTAACAATGAGATTGGAACGGTAGAACCGATTAAAGAACTGGCTGCCATCGCAAAGGAACGAGGGATTCTCTTCCATACCGATGCTGTTCAGGCTCTTGGAAACGTGCCGATTGACGTAAAAGACCTAGGGGTAGACCTGATGTCGATATCGGCTCATAAAATTTACGGGCCAAAGGGCATTGGTGCTTTGTACATCCGCAAAGGCGTAAAGCTGTCCAACTTTATACACGGCGGCGGCCAGGAAAGCAAGAAGAGAGCGGGAACAGAAAATCTTCCCGGTATCGTAGGCTTTGGCAAGGCTGCTGAGCTAGCTGGGGAAAACCTGGACAGTCACGTGGCAAAAATCAGCGGTCTGAGAGATTATTTCATTGACCAGATCACTTCCAAGATTGAAAACGTAACGGTGAACGGCAGCAGAGAATTCCGTCATCCGGGCAATGCGAACCTGACTTTTGAATTTATTGAAGGGGAAGCCATGCTGCTGTACTTGGATTTGCGGGGAATCGCCGTATCCACCGGTTCAGCTTGTTCCTCGGCATCCCTATCACCTTCTCATGTACTTTCCGCCATTGGTGTCCCAGTGGAAAACATCCACGGTTCCTTGCGCTTTACCGTAGGGGATTTTACCACCAAGGAAGATTTGGATTATGTGGTAACGGAGTTGGTGGAAGTCGTAAATAAATTAAGAAATATTTCTTCTATTTCTAAGACGAAAGGTTGGTAA
- the nifU gene encoding Fe-S cluster assembly scaffold protein NifU has product MAMYNDKVMDHFMNPHNVGELENADGSGTYGSPVCGDMMKIDIKVEDDVIKDAKFKTFGCGSAIASSSVATDMIIGLTVDEALAVTNKQIINELGGLPAIKIHCSVLADHAIKSAIYDYAQKNGKSYKGLEGFDPDADEDDHHDSCEVE; this is encoded by the coding sequence ATGGCAATGTATAATGATAAAGTAATGGATCACTTCATGAATCCACATAATGTAGGAGAACTGGAAAATGCAGACGGTTCTGGCACATACGGAAGCCCGGTCTGCGGCGATATGATGAAGATTGACATCAAGGTAGAAGACGACGTGATTAAGGACGCTAAATTTAAGACTTTTGGCTGCGGCTCTGCCATTGCGTCTTCCAGTGTAGCAACAGATATGATTATTGGTCTGACTGTTGATGAAGCGCTAGCTGTAACGAACAAGCAGATTATCAATGAACTGGGAGGCCTGCCGGCTATCAAGATTCATTGCTCTGTTTTGGCCGATCATGCCATCAAGTCTGCTATCTATGATTATGCGCAGAAAAATGGGAAGAGCTATAAGGGACTGGAAGGCTTTGACCCGGATGCCGATGAAGACGATCACCACGACAGCTGTGAAGTGGAATAA